The Equus asinus isolate D_3611 breed Donkey chromosome 1, EquAss-T2T_v2, whole genome shotgun sequence genome segment aggcagagattgtcagaatggataaAAGTCAGAGGTCTTCAGCCCAACTCTGTGATGTCTCCATGTGATATGCTTGAAATATAAGGACAGATTGTAATTCAAATAGtagaaaaagttataaaatgcAAGCAATAAGCTTAAGAAACCTGGAGCTGTTCTATAATACTAGAAACTAGACTGAAGACAAGAAACATTACCAGTCGTCGAGGGACTACCCAGATATTCCAGggtaatctcctcatctcaagagcCTAAATAACAACTTCAAAGTCCTCTTTGCCATACAAGGTaagattcacaggttctgggaaccAGGGTGTGGAGTTTTTTGGGAGGTGGGCCGTTATGTAGCTACCACAACCTgtaattaaaaactttcccatGAAGAAAACTCCCGGCCTAGATGTTTTCACTGATGAAAACTTCTAAACTCCTTAGGAGGAAATAATACCAAACTTttccataaaatagaaaaagaggacATATTTTCCAATTCATTGTACAACCAAAATTACCTTGATACTAAAACCTGACAAAGAacttataagaaagaaaaactgcagaCAATATCTCTCATAAACCTAGAAGTAAAAATCCTGAATAAAAAGGCAGCAAAAAGAAGTCAGCAATGTATAAAGGGGATAATATATTCCAGaatttcctccttattttttcAAGTCAATTTCCCCCGAGCACCAAGGCAATCActttttggatttctttaaaCATAGATTATGATTATTTTTGACTTCTAAAGCATTATTTAATGGAGTCATAAGGTATGCACTCTtcagtgtctggcttctttccttcaGTGTAAGGTTTAtgaaattcatccatattgtgtGTCTTAGTggtttgttactttttattgctgagtagtatttcctCATGTGCATATACAGTTGATTCTCATATCTGTGGTAGTTGTGTTCTATAAAGTTGCTGGGGACACTGAATTAGAGAATCCTGAACTGTTGCTTGTAGGAGAAATTCTGAGATGGCTTCCAGTGAGACTctgtcacaacattttcatcaactgatcaatacatCACCTTGTTTCATGTGTGCTTCTGTTCAGACACCTTAggtaatatatattgttgattcattaacgtTGAACCCACAGTCAACAGCGCTATAACccatgcctgaatgaagcttatctaacactTATTTTGGATATTGAAGTTTATCTATCACTCTAAGCTTATTTTCTCTATAagacacatcacagccttcttgcacttagcAACACTGAGAGACATCTTAAACAGCAAAGTCACTgtcaaaaagcacaaaaatgtgaaaaacatggctCTAATTAGGCAGCTGAGAGAATACTTGTTTACGATATGGGAACTGAAATAAGGAGGCAGGATGTTGTCTTCTTCAACCTCAGCTGGGTACATATACACTGGTGACTCAAAAGTTTCACAGCTCTGAGCGTACCTGTGCATGTCTGTGAACAACCTTGCAAGTGCTACAAATATTGACTTTGGCATTCTAAATGAGTTTTAGATGGTAGATGAATTCGCAAATACAGAATACGTGATTAATGAGGATCGACTGAATTATTCTCTTGTTGAATGATATCTGTTTTGTGTCAGTTGCTGTAATGAATTATACTGCTGAGAACATTCTAATAGAAGTCTTTGTgaggacatgtgttttcatttgttaGGTAAATACCTGGGAGTAGAGTCACCGGATCGTAGGGTGGGTATATACCTAGCTCCAAAGAAACTGACAATTTTTTTCCAATGAGTTTTACTAGTTTACACCCCTTCTTACATTTTGTGGCCTTAAACAACACTGGACAGGAAATGTAGAGGAACTGAACCATGCCTTGAACTAGAGAAATTGATTTTGCAGTAAGGATTCAGGGAGAATGAGTCTGCCCTCCTCAGATTTCCTCGTTTGCCAGCAGCCTTCCTTCAGATTTCTCCAACAGTCATCATATGACCCAACACAGCTGCTCAGAGCTAACAGGCAGACGCTAGGATGGAGGTGTCCTGGGCAGCTGTCTGCACGGTTCCCATGGGGATGAGGGCCTCTGGGATGTGTCATTACTTCATAGTATGATTACTGACTCCTGATATGTTAGTGTCATTTCTGGGATCTCCGCAGGGTTAACACTGAAATGAAATTCCCCGTAACTTCCTGCAGAAGGCTGTGGAGATGGGCCCAATATAATCTCATTTCAAGAGATTATGAATTAACACAATTTTTTGGAGGATTGTTTGATAACAgctaataaatttaatataatttaggAAGACATAACCGTACAAACATACAGGCTTACATATGAAGATATTTAGTGCAGCATCATTTTTACTTGTGAAAAACTAGAATAAACAATTTTCGTAGCAGGGtactcattcaataaatgatgtttttttaataaggtaaatatttatttagcgaTCACTCAAAATGTGAGAGAAATGAGTGCTAATATTGAAAAGTTTAGTgcacacacatattcatataacaaaaagaaagcagcagGAAAATATGTTTCCTAAAATGGCAAGTAGAGACCATATGGAGTTATGCATGTATGGGCACAATGGAAACTAATAATACTGTTTAGCTCTAGGAGATGGATCAGGAAAATCAGGCATTTTTGAGAGGGAcattgcatttttgttttatattcctctataaaattttatttttttttaccatgagtTGTGCTAGTTTTGTGATAAATGGAAGttgttctttaaaaaggaaatataaatattttaagtgttatttttctattttattaagcTCCCCAGCCATCCTCACTTTTTACACTATTTTTTTGTTACTTATGTATGTTGGTTCTTCagcctttatctctctcttcaaGCAGCTCAGGAAGGTTCCTGGGTAGCATTTGAAGACCTAGAAGGGGAGATATGACTGAACAGCCCAAGCTGGAAGCATCGTGTTGGAGAGGCCAGAATGGGCTGTGGCATCAGCAGATCCTGAGATTGGTTTGTGTGGCAGATCCTCTCTTGCCATCATGCCGGGGTTCCCATGACTATGGTCAGAGAGTGTCTGGTAGAGGGAGTGCAGAGACCATCTGGAGAAGATGAGATTGTTAGGGCTTTGAGATGAAAAAAACCTTTTGACAGGGGCTCTTTAGTGGCCATTGGGTTTTTGATGTGTGCCTTGGAGACATTTGTGGTGTCTTTTCCTTTTGCGTCATTTAGGCTCTGCAGGGCTAAGTGGAATCAGGGAGAGGCAAAGAGAGAATAGGGAGCTGGCTATTTACAGCCTGGACTGTTTGATCATAACCAGGACTTGGGGTCTGGGAGGAAGGCAGTCTGGGCATTGGAAACTCCTGACTAGGAGATTTCACGTTTGTCCATTACACACAACTTCTCCATGTTCTAAAACTTGATGAGCCTCAGGAGGGCAAGGGGGAAGTTTCTCTGGCTTTCCCTTGGCTGTATCCCTTGAGTTTCCCTGAAGTTGACAAATTTAGTTCCTCAATGAATAACTTTccttggggacagagaggagaaggaaagaaggagggagagagacagaggaagacagtTGGGCTCCCCAGCACTATTATTATTGGACATCTTTCCCGAGTGCTGGTGTGAAGAGTTTTCTCATTCACTGAGAGTGAAGACATCAGCAGCTTGCTCTGCTCAGCACTAGTCAGGCAGGAGGTAGCCTGGGCTGATCCCTGAAGAGCCATAGAACTTTCCAGTCCTGTCCCCTTCTCTGGAGGTGAGTGTCTGCCAGGCATTCCCCTCTGTGAAGGAAAGAGTAGGAAAGGATCAGGATGGGAAGTTCTGGAGTTTGCTGCTGTCTAGAACAAGGACACTTAGAGCATGAAGAGTGGACTAAGGGAGCTGCATATTAGATGAGCTCTACATCAAAGCCCTCCTCCATAGCAGAGAGCATAGATGAGAGCCAATGAGAGGAAAATACAGCCTAATGAGAGGATAGAGAGTGAAGAAATGCATGTGTTGTTTTAGGGAGGATGATTGGGGTAGGGCCCAGGGGTTGGAGACATTTGAGCATTGACCTGTATGTGGTGAGGGAAAGTGCCCAGACATCCTAAGGGGATCAGTGTGATCCATTTTGGTATTTTCTGacacttttcctttttataggACTCTGGAGAAAATGGGAGGACATAGATAAGCAGATATTCCCTGGAGGCTTTACCAAGCTGCTCTAGCGACTCAGACCATGGCTAGTTGGCAATAGGGAGATATTTCCCACTTGGAGGTCTTGTCCCCTTGCTGGAAGTAGAGATTTGAGACTGGGGAAGGCAGAGGGTGTTGCCTGTAAACCATagctgttttcttgtttcctcATCTCAGGGTGGAGATCATGCAGGACAGAGGGAGTTGGGGAGGAAAGTCCCAGCTTCTTCACTCCTTCTGCACCCTGCCTCCCTGCAGTCATCTGATGACAAAAGGAATCATAATATCATAGCTAGAGGTCACCAACTGGGAGCTGGTGAAGCCCCTTCTGCTTGGAGGAGACATATTCATTGAAATGAGGGGAGGAGGATGGCTTTCAtcaaaaaaagcaggaagaagtGAATAATCCACTCCTGGGAGCCAGCTCCCAAGAAGTCAGggaaagactcaatattttgTCTCAAAATAGCTCTTATCTTATCACAATGTCCTGAGTAGACCGCACCTCCCTGCCAGGCAGCCCTACCCACAGTCAGAAATGATGATAAAGATAACTGAAGTGGAAATTTTAACGTGAATATAAGGCAAAAGGAACCTACATTCAgaggaaacaagagaaataaGTAACCATATCTGGGTGGGACTGGCTAGGAAAACTTTCTTATAACTGTTGTATTCAGCAGTTTTGCAGGACATGGACATAACATGCACAGAATACCGTTTAGGGCACTCAAGATTGAAAGAATGGTGGTATAACGAGCCCGTTGTGGTCAGGAAAGTAGACAAGGTGGGAGGTCAGAGCAGAGTTGGAGGCAGGATGTCCAGTGAATTGAGAGACAAGGGTGCATACGGGGATGGGTGGGTTTTCATGCCTAAGGGTGTTATTGGTAACTGTTGCTCATCTTCTTGGACGTATACATTTAtcttcatatattatatattttcttcataaaacatTTAGCATCGACTTTGTACAGAGAATAGTGGAAGATGATGTGGAGCCTAAGAGCAGAGGAGTTATTTCCTCAACCTGGAAATATCTTTAGTCCTTTGAAATTAGAAGCgtgttctctctcctttgctctgtAGATTTCACAAAGCGCAAGAGCACAGGACTAAATGTTGAAGAATTACTCTAGTGCTATAGAATTTTATCTCCTTGGCTTCCATGGCTCCAAAGAACTACACAATACTCTTTTTGCCACCTTCTTCTTCCTCTACCCTGTGACATTTATTGGAAACACGGTCATCATCATGGTGGTCTGTGTTGATAAACGTCTGCAGTcccccatgtatttcttccttggCCACTTATCTGTCCTGGAGATCCTGACCACATCTGTTGCCGTTCCCTTGATGCTCTGGGGGTTGCTGCTCCCTGGGATGCAGGCAATATCTCTGATTGCATGTGGTGCACAACTGTGTTTGTACCTTTCTTTGGGTACGTCAGAGTTGGTGTTAGTTGGAGCAATGGCTGTGGACCGTTATGTGGCAGTCTGTAACCCTCTGAGGTACAATATCATTATGAACAGCCATACCTGCATCTGGGTGGTAATCCTGTCATGGGTATTTGGGTTCCTATTTCAAATTTTGCCAGTCTATGCCACGTTTCAGCTTACCTTCTGCAAATCAAATGTGTTAGACCATTTTTACTGTGACCGAGGGCAACTGCTCAAACTATCCTGTGATGACAGTCATTTCACacagtttgctctttttttaatggctgttttcattatcattgGTTCTTTGATCCCTACAATTGTCTCCTACATCTGCGTCATCTCCACCATCCTCAAGATCCCCTCAGTTTCTGGCCAGAGGAAAGCCTTCTCTACTTGTGTCTCCCATTTCGCCTTTGTTGTGATCGCCTATGGCAgttgtctcttcctctttgtGAAACCCAAGCAAACACAGGCAGCTGAGTACAACCGGGTGGCTTCATTGTTGGTTTTAGTGGTGACTCCTTTTCTGAACCCTTTTGTCTTTACCCTCCGGAATGAGAAATTCGTGGAGGCCTTTCGAGATGTCATGAAACGCTGTTGTCAACGCCTCAAGGATTAGCTCTGTCCTAAGGACAATCAGGGATCATCATCATGGACCTGAGTAATCTGAAAGCACTTGTTCAAATCTGAGATGATCATTTTCTTCATCAAATAGTTTGTGATCTACAAGAGAATTTTAAGATACAGCCATTTTGTAACTGTGTGGTTTCTACACGGGAGTTCACTTTATTAACTTTCAAGTGCAACACATACATTTATACACATTTCTGTCATTATAATGCATCTTACAATATAATTCAACAAATGTAAGCATACAAAACCTGTGTGATTTTTTAGAACACGCAGACCTCTGAATCTGAGAAGCAAGGAAAGTGTAATTCATTGTCTGACTGCTGACCTAAATATTTGATTCTAGGTGCTGGGGTCATCTCCCCCTATATTGTTCTGTGCTTCCATGATTTCCTCTTTCCCTAAAGCTCCCCATATTACCTCCCTGAATGATCTCAAGTCCAGCCTCAGGATTCAACCTTTTCTTGAGGTCCTCTCCCAAGGTCCAATAGTGACAGTACCTCCCTGTAGATTTTCTCGACTGACAGCTGTGAGCATGAAGTCACTCCTCAACCCTGACTCCTTACCAGTCTCAGGACCAGATGTGTGTTAATGCAGACATGTCTCTAATTGGTGGACTTTCTCAGCTGTAGAGGGAGGGTTTGGAAAGAAGTGTTTCCTTATCTGGCATCACTTACATCATCATGCCAAGACCAAATGTGGGAAGGTAATGGGGCTGTGTTCTGGGATCTGAAATAACAAGGGCGAACTGACTTTGCTGTGTCCCTGGTCtgaggcaggagggcagagagggcagAAAAAGAGGCAGCCCCTGGGAACTTATCCCTATATTGTTCAATTCTGACATgtttattccatttcttttctcccttagCTACAGTTCTatgttcctttttcccttccctttcctcacaAAGACCAAGTGTACCAAGCTGTCTTCCAGCTTTATACTGAGCTTCCTACTCCACatgtcccagttccaatattgTCCCATCTCAGCCCCTGTTCTTGTCACACCACTATTGTCAATTAATATTTCTGCCATTCTTTTGTGGTCAAAAGACTGTGCACATGAGACTGCCTTCCAAACACTGTAAATGTATGGCATGACCTCTCTGATGAGAGTGGGGAAGAAGGGAGCTTACCTACATAGCTTTGAAAACAGTGTTTTGAGTGGAATCTCTAAGGATAAGTTAAGAAAAGGAACCatgggggccagcctcgtggctgaatggttaaactttcacgtgctctgcttccgcggcctggattcatgggttcagagcCCAGGTACGGACCTGCTCCACttgtgagccatgctgtggagataTGCTACACACGGAATAGAGGAGGATtatcatggatgttagctcagggccaatcttcctcaccacaaaaaaagaaaaaaaaaagagaaagaaaatgaaccaCACACAATCATAGTACTCTTTTTAGTAAAGTTATTTCTCACTGGCGGTATAAATTAACAATTCCAAAGTTGCTGTACATGTATACTACAGTTGAACAAATCAATAAAGGTTGACAAGTGGTGGGAGACAGGTTTCTCACTGTGGGTAAGTAAGTTACAGATAAACAAGGGGAGAAGGCTAGAATAAGGCATATGGTCTTAGATTAGAATTGGAGACATCAGTACGCACCCATATTTAGATGAATGTATCTATACAGGTGGATAGATTAACATGTGgtataaataaatgatataaaaagtgCCTCTTCTTTTTCAGAACTGTTTTGACTATTCTATTAGCATTctctttccacataaatttttagACTCAATTTGTAGATAACTACAAAAAAACTTGCTGAGAtattgattgggattgtgttgaatatgTAGTTAAATTGTTAAAGCCTCAAGGTATAGGACTCTCTCAGTTTATGTATGATTGTTAATTTTCTGCCTGACCTAGGAGTTGAGTGGGGATTCTTTATGGTAGGTCAATCCTTCATCTTTCATTTGTCTCTCATACCTGTTTTCTATGACTCATTTCAAATGTAGGCATATTTGTCTTTCCTCTGTGACATTAGGCTTGCTCCTGTGTCTTCCATCTGCATGCACCAGTGGCTTTACTTTCACATGTTATATCTTTCTTTTGTTATGATACCATTGTACAAAACTGTCTGGTAGGCTTTACAATTCCTAAGAAACCATATACGTATTTTTATCAGGTCATTCTAGTATGTTAGAGTCCTCATCCATTTTACCTGCAGCCCCCTCCAGCCCTCCAATAGAaagaatgaatattatttttgaaCACTATGCCTGATGTCATCCGTCCCACTCAGATTCACCACCAGTGCTTAGCAACTATGAGCTGTTTATTATAGATTCTGAATCAGAGGAGCCAAGCCAACCCTGGGGATTTTCCCTTCACATGTGATAGCTGAACAATTACCTTTACACCCAAATGTTTATATAATTTACTATTAATAACTCTTGAGAatccaaaataaaaggaaatagcagcattattcgcaataatagcattatttaccatattcaaaatatggaaataacccaaaagtctattgacagatgaatgtAGAAACACAacgtagtatatccatacaatggaatattattcagacttaaaaaacaacgaaattctgacatatgctacattATTGATGAATCtggaaaacattatactaagtgaaataaaccagacacaataggacaaatattgtatgagtcCACTTATCTGAGGTCCCTAGAATAGTCGATTCTATAGAGACAGAACGTAAAATAGTGAGTAGCAGGAGCTTGGGGAAGGGGGAATGCAAGTTATTAACctatggggacagagtttcagcttGGGAGGATGAAATGTTCTACAGATGGATAGTGTTGATGGTTGTGCAACAATGTGAACGTATTTAATgccatttttaaacttaaaaatggtaaattttttgttatgtatttattaccacaataaaaaagaaaaaatatcaaacaattCTAAATGATTTATATAGTGAACTATCAGACTGTCACCTTTTCCCTTCTGAGCCACAGTACTCCTGTTCAGAGGCAACTGTGTTCAACTATTTCTACtggtatatatttatagataataTCCTTATATAggtatttcttgatttatcaatttgtttttcctttagttaataattgccttattttaaaattttgcttgaaTAGTCACCCTATTGTTTTTCTCCTGACATGCCCCTACAGATATCCTAAACCTAACAATAAATTTTTTCCTTGTGCTTTGTGCTCTGTAGGCCTTCTTTCTTGTTTGcttccaaggttttttttttctttttgaggaagattagccctgagctaacatctgccaccaatcctcttcttttttttcctttcttttttttttttttgctgaggaagactggccctgagctaacatctgtgcccatcttcctccactttgtatgtgggatgcccaccgcagcatggattgacaagcagt includes the following:
- the LOC106842597 gene encoding olfactory receptor 9A1-like gives rise to the protein MLKNYSSAIEFYLLGFHGSKELHNTLFATFFFLYPVTFIGNTVIIMVVCVDKRLQSPMYFFLGHLSVLEILTTSVAVPLMLWGLLLPGMQAISLIACGAQLCLYLSLGTSELVLVGAMAVDRYVAVCNPLRYNIIMNSHTCIWVVILSWVFGFLFQILPVYATFQLTFCKSNVLDHFYCDRGQLLKLSCDDSHFTQFALFLMAVFIIIGSLIPTIVSYICVISTILKIPSVSGQRKAFSTCVSHFAFVVIAYGSCLFLFVKPKQTQAAEYNRVASLLVLVVTPFLNPFVFTLRNEKFVEAFRDVMKRCCQRLKD